In the genome of Trichoplusia ni isolate ovarian cell line Hi5 chromosome 21 unlocalized genomic scaffold, tn1 tig00002036_group20, whole genome shotgun sequence, one region contains:
- the LOC113506649 gene encoding LOW QUALITY PROTEIN: 3-hydroxy-3-methylglutaryl-coenzyme A reductase-like (The sequence of the model RefSeq protein was modified relative to this genomic sequence to represent the inferred CDS: deleted 1 base in 1 codon), which produces MKVWGAHGEFCARHQWEVIVATLALLACAASVERNGPGNRSEHCAGWARACPGLEAEYQAADAVIMTFVRCAALLYAYYQISNLQKIASKYLLIIAGVFSTFASFIFTSAVASLFWSELASIKDAPFLFLLVADVARGARMAKAGWSAGEDQGKRVGRALALLGPTATLDTLLAVLLVGVGALSGVPRLEHMCTFACLALLVDYLVFVTFYPACLSLVADFASGRKEMSPDSPFSEADLKPNPVVQRVKMIMAAGLLCVHLTSRWPWSADNGIIEGPTDTLTPAPHDNILLHSYVKWFSVSADYIVIATLLCALIIKFVFFEEQRNWVIDMNDMTVKEVVQEQLSRKPKFSVGDDSNSEVSTQTEGVLEDEWPTLSPSSSASKLNAKKRPMAECLEIYRSEGACTSLSDEEVIMLVEQSHIPLHRLESVLGDPLRGVKLRRKVVGARFQTELAIKQLPYLNYDYTKVLNACCENVIGYVGVPVGYAGPLVIDGKPYMIPMATTEGALVASTNRGAKAIGSRGVTSVVEDVGMTRAPAIKLPNVVRAHECRQWIDNKDNYALIKEAFDSTSRFARLQEIHIGVDGASLYLRFRATTGDAMGMNMVSKGAENALKLLKNYFPDMEVISLSGNYCSDKKAAAINWVKGRGKRVVCETTITGDNLRTIFKTDARTLARCNKIKNLSGSALAGSIGGNNAHAANMVTAIFIATGQDPAQNVTSSNCSTNMEVCGENNEDLYVTCTMPSLEVGTVGGGTILTGQGACLEILGVKGAGVRPAENSARLASLICATVLAGELSLMAALVNSDLVKSHMRHNRSTVNVQDNITLKVPTL; this is translated from the exons ATGAAGGTTTGGGGAGCACACGGCGAGTTCTGCGCGCGACATCAGTGGGAGGTGATAGTGGCGACCCTGGCGCTGCTTGCCTGCGCCGCCAGCGTCGAGCGGAACGGCCCCGGGAACAGGTCGGAGCACTGCGCCGGCTGGGCCCGCGCCTGCCCCGGCCTCGAGGCCGAGTACCAGGCCGCAGACGCCGTCATCATGACTTTCGTCCGCTGCGCCGCCCTCCTCTACGCCTACTACCAAATCTCAAACCTTCAGAAAATCGCCTCGAAGTACTTACTCATCATCGCCGGAGTGTTCTCGACGTTCGCCAGTTTTATTTTCACCTCTGCTGTCGCCAGTCTCTTTTGGAGCGAGTTGGCCAGTATTAAGGATGCACCGTTCTTGTTTCTGTTGGTCGCTGATGTGGCGAGGGGCGCGAGGATGGCGAAGGCCGGCTGGTCGGCTGGAGAGGACCAGGGGAAGAGGGTTGGACGAGCGCTCGCTCTGTTAGGCCCCACAGCAACTTTAGATACACTCCTAGCAGTACTACTGGTTGGAGTGGGGGCCTTATCGGGAGTACCACGTCTCGAGCATATGTGCACGTTCGCTTGTCTCGCTCTGCTTGTCGATTACTTAGTCTTCGTGACCTTCTACCCGGCTTGCTTGTCGTTGGTCGCTGACTTTGCGTCTGGACGTAAGGAAATGTCACCTGACAGTCCGTTTTCCGAAGCTGACTTGAAACCAAACCCAGTGGTTCAGCGAGTGAAGATGATCATGGCTGCCGGCTTGCTCTGCGTGCACTTGACCAGCCGCTGGCCCTGGAGCGCTGACAATGGCATCATCGAGGGTCCCACTGACACTCTAACACCAGCCCCGCATGACAACATCCTGTTACATTCGTACGTCAAATGGTTCTCGGTCTCCGCTGATTACATAGTCATAGCAACCTTACTCTGCGCGTTGATCATAAAATTCGTTTTCTTCGAAGAGCAGAGGAACTGGGTGATCGATATGAACGACATGACGGTCAAGGAAGTGGTGCAAGAACAGCTGAGCCGTAAGCCAAAGTTTTCAGTAGGGGATGACTCGAACTCTGAAGTATCCACGCAGACCGAGGGCGTGTTAGAGGATGAATGGCCGACACTCTCTCCCAGCTCCTCTGCATCTAAATTAAACGCTAAGAAACGCCCGATGGCGGAATGTCTCGAAATATACAGATCTGAAGGTGCGTGCACCTCGCTCAGTGATGAAGAGGTGATCATGCTTGTGGAACAGTCTCATATACCGCTGCACAGGCTAGAGTCTGTGTTGGGAGACCCCCTCCGCGGCGTCAAGCTGCGCAGGAAGGTGGTCGGTGCGAGGTTCCAAACTGAACTAGCTATCAAACAACTGCCTTACCTGAACTACGACTACACTAAAGTATTAAACGCTTGCTGCGAGAACGTGATTGGTTACGTCGGTGTGCCGGTCGGGTATGCGGGGCCTCTGGTCATCGATGGGAAACCTTACATGATCCCCATGGCGACTACTGAAGGAGCGCTCGTAGCGTCCACCAACAGAGGCGCTAAGGCCATCGGGTCTCGTGGTGTCACCAGTGTGGTGGAAGACGTCGGCATGACCCGCGCCCCCGCTATCAAGCTGCCCAACGTAGTCCGCGCCCACGAATGCCGACAGTGGATCGATAATAAAGATAACTACGCCTTAATCAAGGAAGCCTTT GACTCCACTTCAAGATTCGCGCGCCTCCAAGAGATACACATAGGAGTCGACGGCGCGTCCTTATACCTCAGATTCAGAGCGACCACCGGCGACGCTATGGGCATGAACATGGTCTCCAAAGGCGCTGAAAATGCTCTCAAACTTCTCAAGAACTACTTCCCAGACATGGAAGTCATCAGCTTATCTGGTAACTACTGTTCAGACAAGAAAGCAGCCGCGATCAACTGGGTGAAAGGCAGAGGTAAACGCGTTGTCTGTGAGACGACCATCACCGGTGATAATCTAAGAACTATCTTCAAAACTGACGCCAGAACTCTAGCTAGatgtaacaaaattaagaatCTCTCTGGATCTGCCCTCGCTGGGTCCATCGGTGGGAATAATGCCCACGCAGCTAACATGGTGACAGCTATCTTCATCGCTACAGGCCAAGACCCAGCGCAGAATGTCACCAGCTCGAACTGCTCCACAAACATGGAGGTCTGCGGAGAAAATAACGAAGACCTGTACGTGACTTGTACGATGCCATCTTTGGAGGTCGGGACTGTGGGCGGAGGGACCATACTGACGGGTCAAGGCGCCTGTCTCGAGATCCTGGGCGTGAAGGGCGCGGGTGTCAGACCGGCAGAGAACTCTGCAAGGCTCGCCTCGCTCATCTGTGCAACCGTCTTGGCTGGGGAACTCAGTCTCATGGCCGCTCTCGTAAACTCTGACCTCGTCAAATCCCACATGA